From the genome of Corallococcus macrosporus DSM 14697:
GCGTCCACGCGCCCCTTGCGGATGTGGTCCAGCAGGTGCGGCATGTAGCGCTTCACGTTGCACTGCCCCAGCCGCAGCGTCTGGTTCTTGTTCATCGCCGTGCCGATATCCACCAGGTTCCACGGCGGCCCGTACACGCCCACCACGGAGATGACGCCGCCCTTGCGCGTGGCGTGCATGCACCAGTTGAGCGCCGTGGTGGCGCCGGCCTCGGCCATCAGCCCCAGGCCCAGCACCCGCTGCAGCATCGAGCCCTCGGCCTCGCAGCCCACCGCCTCGATGCTCACGTCCGCGCCGCGGCCCTCGGTCGTCTCCTTGATGGCGGTGACGATGTCCACGTCCTTGAAGTTCAGCGTCTCCACGTGGGCGAACTTCCGCGCGAAGTCGAGCCGGTAGTCCTGCAGGTCCACCGCGATGACGCGGCCGGCGCCCATCAGCCACGCGCTCTTCATGGCGAAGAGGCCCACCGGGCCCGCGCCGAACACCACCACCGTGTCTCCCGGCTGGATGCCGCCCATCTCCGCGCCCATGTAGCCGGTGGGGAAGATGTCGCTGAGGAAGAGGACGTCCTCCTCGTCCATGTCCTCCGGAATCTTCATGGGCCCCACGTTGGCGAAGGGCACGCGCACGTACTCCGCCTGCCCGCCGTCGTAGCCGCCCGTGGTGTGCGAATAGCCGAACGTGCCGCACGCGATGTCGCTGGAGGGGTTGGAGTTCTCACAGCACGCCGTCAGGCCCTTCTTGCAGTAGAAGCACGCCCCACAGGAGATGTTGAAGGGCACCACCACCCGGTCCCCCCGTTTGAGGTTGGTGACGCCCGGCCCCAGCTCCTCCACGACGCCGGCGAACTCGTGGCCGAACGTGCAGCCCACCCGCGTGTCGGGGATGAGGCCGTGCAACAAGTGCAGGTCCGAGCCACAGATGGCCGTCTTCGTGACCTTGAGCACCACGTCCTGCGGGTGCTCGATTCGTGGGTCCGGCTTGTCCTGGACCCGGACCTTGTAGGGCCCCTGATAGCTGAGTGCGCGCATGCGTGTTCTGCTCCTTTGTGGGTAAAGGAGTGAGGACCGCGCACCGACGTGGCAAGGCGGGGCTGGCGCCCGAGTGCATGCCCCCTGCCCTGGCAGGCCTCCGCGGCAGCGTGGTGCCACGAGGAGGGCCTGGACGTCCGGCCGGCCTGGGCCCGGGAGCCCTTCTCGCCGCGTCGTCCCCCGCTGACGGAGAGAGGCTTTCCGCTACGCTGGAGCGCCCCTCCTCGCTCCGGGAGGGCTCACTTCCGCGGGAGGCGGCGGCAGCGCATGGACATCCAACTGGCGGAGGAGATCCGCAAGCAGGTCGAGGAGGCCTTCCGCAAGCGCGGCCGGGTCAACATCGTCATCACGGGCCGCAGCGGCGTGGGCAAGAGCACGCTGGTCAACGCCGTGTTCCACGGCCGCATCGCGGACACCGGCCAGGGCCGCCCCGTCACGAAGGAGACGCGCGAGTACACGAAGGACGGCATCCCCGTCAGCATCCTCGACACCCGCGGCCTGGAGCTGGGCGCCTTTCAAGAGACGCTGAAGCTGCTGGAGGAGCTGGTGGCCGCGCGCGCCAAGGAGGCGGACGCCACGCGCCACCTGCACTGTGCCTGGCTGTGCATCAGCGAGGACTCGCGCCGCGTGGAGGACGGTGACGTGAAGGCGGCGGAGATGCTCGCGCGGCACATGCCGGTGGTCGTCGTCGTCACGAAGGCGCGCAGCGACCAGGGCTTCCGCGCGGAGGTGCAGCGGCTGCTGCCCCTGGCCCGCAACGTCATGCGCGTTCGCGCGCTCCAGGAGACGGACGACGAGGGCCACACGCTCCAGCCCAAGGGCTTGGTGGAGCTCGTCGAGCTCACCATGGAGCTGGTTCCAGAAGCCCAGCGCAACGCCTTCGCCGCCGCGCAGCGCGTGAGCATCGACCAGAAGCGCAAGCGCGCGCACGGCATCGTCGCCAGCGCTGCGGCCGCCGCGGGCCTCATCGGAGCCGTCCCCATCCCTTTCGCCGACGCCGCCCTGCTCGTCCCCACGCAGGTCGGGATGCTGGCGGGGGTGAGTAGCGTCTTCGGCCTCCCGCTGACGGAGGCCTTCCTCTCCACGCTGGTGGGCGCGGGCATCACCGGCCTGGGCGCCACCTTCACCGGCCAGTCCATCGTGTCCGGACTGCTGAAGCTCGTCCCTGGGCCGGGCACGGCGCTTGGCGCGCTCATCTCCGCCACCACCGCCACCGCGCTCACCACGCTGTTCGGCGAGGCCTACGTCGCCGTCCTCTCCAGGCTGATGGAGAAGCGCCGCGGCGAGCTGCCCACGGAGGACGAGGTCATCCAGGCCTTCCGCCAGGAGATGTCCCTGCGCGGCGCCGCGTAGACGGTGTGTCGGGCGCTACTTCACGCGCTCGATTTTGTACCGGCGGCCCTTGATGCGGCCCTCGCTCAGCCGCTGGAAGGCCACGCGCGACACGCGGCGGGCGACGGCGACGTAGGCCACGTGGTCCTGGATTTCAATCTTGCCCACGTCGGCCGCGTCCAGCCCGCCCGCCTCGCCCGTGAGCGCGCCCAGGATGTCGCCGGGCCGCATCTTGTCCTTGCGTCCGGCGGAGATGTAGAGCGTGTCCCAGTTGGACTCCAATGACACCGCGTTGCGCGGGTCCGCCGAGGGCAGCGCCTCCACGTCACCGCGCGCCAGCTTCACGCCGGTGGCCAGCTCGATGTCGTCCACCTTGCGCCCGTCCCGAGGCGTGACGATGGACACGGCCAGCCCCGCGCGGCCCGCCCGGCCCGTTCGGCCGATGCGGTGTACGTAGGGCTCCGCCTGCATGGGCAAATCGAAGTTGATGACGGCGTCCAGCGCCTCCACGTCGATGCCGCGCCCCGCCACGTCCGTGGCGATGAGCACCCGCGTGCTCTGGTTGCGGAACTTCGCCATCACCCGGTCGCGCTCGAACTGCTCCAAGTCCCCCTGGAGCCCGTCCACGCTGACGCCCGACGCGGAGAGCGCCTTCTTCAGCTCCACGACGGTCGCCTTGAGGTTGCAGAAGACAATGGCGGACGCCGGCTGGTGGTGGCGGAGGATGCGCAGCAGCAGGGCCTGCTTCTCCTCCGGCGCGCAGTCGTAGCGCACCTGCTGGATGTCCGGCCCCGCGGTGGCGGCCTCCACCGTGACGCGCACGGGCTGCCGCTGGAAATCACGGCTCAGCGCCTCGATGTCCGGAGGGAAGGTCGCGGAGAAGAGCACCGTCTGCCGCCGTGGCGGCATGACCCCGAGGATGCGCTCCATGTCCTCGCGGAAGCCCATGTCGAGCATCCGGTCCGCCTCGTCCAGCACCACCGTGGACAACTGCCGCGTCTCCAGCGCCTCGCGGTCCAGCACGTCCAGCACCCGGCCCGGCGTCCCCACCGCCAGGTGCGCCCCCTTCTCCAGCGCGTCCAACTGCGGCCGGATGGGCTGGCCGCCCGCGAGCACCAGCACCTGGAGCCCCGGCAGCCGCCGCCCCAGCCTGCGAATCTCCCCCGCCACCTGCGCGCACAGCTCGCGCGTCGGGCACAGCACCAGCGCCTGCACCTTGCGGTGCTGCAGGTTGACCTTCTGGAGGAGCGGCAACGCGAAGGCCGCCGTCTTGCCGCTGCCCGTCTGCGCCTGACCGACCAGGTCCCGGCCCTGGAGCAGCACCGGGATGCTCTGCGCCTGGATGGGCGTGGCCGTCTTGAAGTCGAGCTCCTCCAGGACCTGGAGCAGGGGGGGAGCCAACGCGAGCGATGAGAAGTCCATTCGAAGCCTCGGGAAGCGGAGGCACGGAAGGAGCCTCGGGTTCTCGCAGGCCCCATGTCACACCCTCCGAAGCCAGGACAAGTGGAGCCGCCCACCCCGCCTGGCCGCCCACACTGGATTGCGCCTCACACTCTCTGCGAAAATCACGTTTTGCCGGAAAGTCTTCCGCCTGGAGCGCTCCATGCCCTGCCGCCGCCTCTCCCTGGCCCTGCCGTCCACCGTCCTCCTCGGCGCGCTCCTGCTGCTGCCTTCGACGGCGGCGGCGCGGACCGCCATCCTCCAGAAGGATGGCCAGTGGCAGCTCCAACAGGCTCGGGGACGCGGCGCCTGCTCGACGCCGCGCACAAGCATGGCCTGAAGGTGCTCGTGGGCCTCTGGATGCGGCACGGCCAGCCCGGCATGGAGGGCGACGACACCTTCGACTACACGCGCGACACCGCTGGCATGAAGCAGCAGCGCGAGGCCACGCTGACGCAGGTGCGCAACCTCAAGGACCACCCCGCCGTCCTGGCCTGGGGTAGGGCCTCAACGTCTACGGCGGCGGCATCCACGTGCTGCCCGCTGAGCTGGCGAAGGCCGGCGTGAAGAAGCCCTGGTTCATCACCGAGTTCGGCGCGCAGGGCGAATGGGACGCGCCCAGGGACGCCCAGCCCGGCCCCACCGCGAACACCTGGCGGGTGCGGATGCCCGCGGTGCGCGGGGCCATCAAGCTCTATGCGCTCGGCAAGGACACCGCCGGGAACCTCGCCGTGGCCACCACCTCCGCCGCCCTCCCCCTGACGGCGTCGGAGCCCACCAGCGGCCCGCCATGAAACCGCTCGCTCGCTGACAGGGCGAGCGGCCAGCGGCGCGCGTGTCAGGAAGTCCTGGTAAGTGGCGGCCTCAACTTTTTCTGGAGAACCCCGCCATGAAGACGTCTGTCTGGAAGTCCCTGGCCCTCGCGCTGCCGCTGCTGGCGGCCTGCGGTGGGGCGCCGCAGCAGGGGGAGACGCCGGCCGACTCCGCTCTGGAGACGCAGCAGGCGCCGCTCACCACGCCCACCGCCACGGTGCGCTTCCTGACGGGCTGGTCGCACTCGCAGCACGGCGCCATCGTCCGCGGCGGCCAGCTCGTCGTGGACTATGAGCTGTACCGGATGACGGACTGTCACCACAGCACCTACGCCGGTCAGCAGGCGTGGGACACGCTGGCCTACGTCCGCTTCCTCCCGGGCGGTCAGCTCTTCAGCGGCAGCGTGAAGCAGGCCACCGGCAGCACCTCGTTCGTGAACAAGCCCTTCGAGGTGACGGTGCCCACGGACGCCACGAGCGTGGAGACGTGGTTCTTCACCTCGGGCCGCACGTGCACCGCGCGCTACGACAGCAACTTCGGTCAGAACTACGTCTTCCCCGTGGAGGCGCAGTCGCCGTCCGCGGTGGCGTGGGCCGGTGACTGGGGCGGCAGCTTCGCGCGTGACTGCGAGCACCGCGCCGGCCTGCCGGACCCCATCATCATCGACAGCTACGTCATGGAGCGCGCCTGCAAGTTCGTGGAGGCGGAGGTGTACGTGCCCGGCGTGACGGATGCCGCCACCGCGCGTCCGGAGCTCATCCAGGCGCAGGTGGAGTTCAGCGTGGACGGCGCCGCCACGCAGTACCGCTGGCTGACCTACCAGTGGCGGGTAGGGAACAACTTCCGGTACCGCTGGAGCCTCGACGCGGAGCCGCTCGCGTATACGCCGTGGAATGCCTATGCATTCGGGTTCCGCTATTCAACGGATGGCCAGAGCTGGTATCGCATCGCGAACGGCGCCGGCCCCACGGGTGGCACCGCGAGGACCGTGCAACGCAATTTCTGAGACGGGCCACCTCCTTCGAATGCCGCTGGAGCCGCGGTGCCTCAGCGGCAGCTCGGAAGAGGCGCTGTGGCAAGAAGTGTTCCCCTGAGAAGGCGAGCGCACTGCTCCCATCATTCCAGCGGGGCCACACCCGGGCCGGGCCCAGGAAAGGGAACGCGAAATGACCGAAGGCACTCCACGCGTGGCGGAACGGATCTCCACGGGCATCCCTGGACTCGACACCGTGCTGCACGGCGGCCTCCGCAAGGCCCGCACCTACATGCTGTTGGGCCTGCCGGGCTCGGGGAAGACCATCTTCGCCAACCAAGTGTGCTTCCACCACGCGAGCCGTCACGGCGGCCGTGTGCTCTACCTGACGCTGCTGGCGGAGTCGCACACGGAGCTGGTGGGCAACCTGTCCTCGCTGTCCTTCTTCGACCCCACGCTGCTGCCCAACGCCATCACCTACCTGAGCGCCTTCACCGTGCTGGAGCAGGGCGGGCTGGACGCGCTGGCGGAGCTCATCCGCAAGGAGACGAAGAACCACCAGGCCACGCTGCTGGTGCTGGATGGGCTGGTGGCCGCGGAGGAGGTGGCGCCGTCGCAGCAGGCCATCAAGAAGTTCATCCACGGCCTCCAGGTGGTGACGGGCCTGATGGGCTGCACCACGCTGATCCTCACCACCGGCCGGGGCCAGGGCCTGCGCGCCGAGCACACCATGGTGGACGGGCTGCTGCTGCTCAAGCAGCGCATGTTCGGCGCGCGCGCCGTGCGCGAGCTGTTCGTGCGCAAGTTCCGCGGCAGTCCCTATCTGCTGGGCAAGCACAGCTTCGACATCACCCAGGACGGCCTCGTCGTCTACCCGCGGCTGGAGGTGCTCGCGGAGTCCGGCCCTCCTCCGGGACCGCCGCTGGAGGCGAAGTGCGCGCTGGGCATCCCTGGCCTGGACACGATGCTGTCTGGCGGCGTGCCCCAGGGCTCGACGACCATCCTGCTGGGGCCGCCCGGCAGCGGGAAGACGCTGCTGGGGCTGAACTTCCTCGCGGAGGGCGCCCGCCGGGGCGAGCGCGTCCACTACTTCGCCTTCTATGACTCCCCCGAGCGCATGGTGGCGCAGGCGGCGGGCATCGGGCTGGACCTGAAGCCCCTCATCGACCGGGGGGACTTCGAGGTCAGCTTCCGGCCGCCCACGGAGAACCTGCTCGACAAGCTCGGCGTGCAGCTCCTGGACGTCATCCGGACGCACGGGGTGCGGCGGCTCTTCCTGGACGGGTATGACGCGCTCCGCAGGGCGGCCATCCGCATGCCGCGCGTGTCCCGCTTCCTGGCCGCGCTGGTCAACGAGTGCCGCATGCGCGGGGTGACGCTGCTCTACTCCGTCGAAGCCGCCGCCGCGTTCGGCCCCGAGGTGGCCTTTCCCATGAAGGGCATCTCCATGGTGGCGGAGAACGTCCTCTTCCTGCGGCAGGCCGAGCTGGACTCCGAGCTGCGCCGCTTCGTCACGGTGCTGAAGCTGCGCAACAGCCCGCATGACGTGGCCCTGCGCGAGCTGCGCATCAGCTCGAATGGGATGGAGGTCACGGGCACCTTCACGGACGTCGAGTCGATGATGACGGGCCTGCCGCGGACGACGGCGCGGTCCGAGCCCCGGCATCCCGGCGGCGGGCATCAGGGGACCTAGGCATGGGCCCCATCCTCATCGTCGATGACGAGTTCGGCATCGTCGAAGCCATGCGCGACCTCCTGAGCGACGAAGGCTACCGGACCGCCATCGCGCTCAACGGGAAGGAGGCCCTGGAGCGGATGGCCGAGGAGCGCCCATGCCTGGTGCTGCTCGACTACATGATGCCGGTGATGAACGGCCCCGCCCTGCTGGAGGCGATGGAGCGCAATCCGCTGCTGCGCGACATCCCGGTGGTGATGATGAGCGCCAGCCCTCCGGACTACTGGAGGAACCTCCGCTGCGCGGCCTTCCTCCCCAAGCCCTTCTCCCTGGACGAGCTGCTGATGGTGGTGAAGCGCTTCGCCCAGGGGGCCATCCTCCAGTAGCGCGCCTCGACGCCCTGCGGCCTGCCGGGCAGCCGACGCTTCCGGGGGAATGGCGTTCCCGCCGCGCACCCGCCCCCTGGCTTCTGACAGACTGCCGGCCGTGACGACCTCCTCCACCCTCTACCGCGACTGCGCCCGCCTCTTCATGGTGGGTTTTCCCGGCACCGACATCGACAGCGAGCTGGCCGCGCTGATGGATGACGGCATCTATGGCGCCATCCTCTTCAAGCGCAACGTGGGCAGCGCCGGGGACACCGCCGCCCTGTGCCACGCGCTGAAGTCCCGCGCGGGCCGCCCCTTCATCCTGTCGGTGGACCAGGAGGGAGGGCGCGTGGCCCGGCTTCGCGGCGCGCCCTTCACCACGCTGCCGCCCATGCGGGAGCTGGGACAACGCGGCGACGCGGCCCAGGTGGAGCGGGTGGGCCGGCTGCTGGCGTACGAGCTGCGCGCGCTGGGCTTCGACTATGACTTCGCGCCGGTGCTGGACGTGGACACCAACCCGGCCAACCCCGTCATTGGAGACCGCAGCTTCAGCCGCGAGGCGGAGGAGGTGGCGCGGCTGGGCGTGGCGCTCGCGCGAGGCCTGGAGGCGGGCGGCGTGGCGTCGTGTGGCAAGCACTTCCCCGGGCACGGCGACACCACCACGGACAGCCACCTGACGCTGCCGCGGCTGCCGCATGATTTGGAGCGCCTGCGCCGCGTGGAGCTGGTGCCCTTCCGCGCCTTCGCCCAGGCGGGGCTCGCGTCCCTGATGACGGCGCACGTCCTCTTCGATGCGCTGGACCCGGGCGTGCCCGCCACCATGAGCCCGCGCGTGCTCCAGGGCGTGCTGCGCGAGGAGCTGGGCTTCGACGGCGTGCTCGTGAGCGATGACTTGGAGATGAAGGCCATCGCCGGCCACTACTCCGTGGAGGAGGCCACGGTGCAGGGCACGCTCGCGGGCGTGGACCTGTTCCTGGTGTGCCACGACGCGGAGGTGCAGCGCCGCGCCATCGAAGCGCTGGTGAAGGCGGTGGAGTCGGGCCGCGTCTCCCGGGAGCGGATTGCCCAGGCCCACCGGCGGCTCGACGCGCTCAGCGCCCGCTTCGCGCACCCGGCGGAGGACCGGCTCGCCGCGCTGGGGAGCCCGGAGCACCAGGCGCTGGCGGAGGGGCTCGTCAGCACCTTCACCGGCCGCGACCCCACCGAGGTGATGCTGGCCTCCCGCTGAAGGGGCGGAGGCCGCGCTCCCGGTGGAAGCCACCGGGAGCGATGGAGGGGCGACACGCGGCCGCCCCGGAATGACTTCAGCGGATGTAGGGGCCGCTGCGGTCCTGCCAGCCCAGCGGGGCGTAGCCGCTGTAGTGGCCGCCGCGCTTGCCGCCCACGGCCGCGCCGTCCTCGCCGCCCAGGCCGTGAGCCGCGGGCGAGTACGCGGCGCCGCCCTCCACGTTGTACCGGTCACCCATCATGTTGCCGGCGTCATCCACGATGGAGCGCCCCTGGGTGCCGTCGTTCTTCGCCGTGCGCGGGTCGATGCTGGAGCCAATCTGCGCGATGGTGCCGTTGTAGCCCCGGTTCGCCGGCAGCGTCCAAGGCGGCAGCGGCTTGTTGGTGTCGCCGCCCTCCATGTTCTTCATCGCGTCGGGCTGGTCGCCGCGCTGGGCCACGAGGCTGCCCCGCGGCTCATCCGGCTGAGTGCCACCGGTCTCCGGCAGGCCCCTGCAGCCCACGGCCAGAACCGCGCCCGCCACCACCGCCGCCGTCGTACCCCACCGCCGAAAATTCCGCTCGCGCATGTCGACTCCTCCGAGTCCCTTCAATCTGATTGCTCGTACTTCCCGAAGATGGGGCACGCCGGGCGTGGAGACCACGGGGTGACTTCCCGCCCGCATGACGACAGACGGCCCGGACTCCCCATATAGCCCCAGCCGGGGGCCGGAGCAGCCTTCTTCCGCGCCGCCTGAAGCCCCCACGCGGAGGGCTTCTTCTTCGTCGAGGAAGCCCACTTCGCGGCCGGGCGCCCTTTCCACCTGCCCTCTGAGCGTTACCGCCTGGAGGCCTTCCTCGCCGCCTTTTTGGCGGCCCCAGGCTTCTTCACCGTGGGCGCCTTCTTCGCGGCGGCCTTCCCCGCAGGTGCCGTCCTGGCCTTGGCGCCCTTTCCCGCCACCTTCCGGGTCGCGGCGGCCTTCCCCGCAGGTGCCGTCCTGGCATTGGCGCCCTTTCCCGCCGCCTTCCGGGGCGTGGCCGCCTTCCCCGCAGGTGCCGTCCTGGCCTTGGCGCTCTTTCCCGCCGCCTTCCGGGGCGTGGCTGCCTTCGGGGACGCGGCGGTCTTCCCCGCGGGGGCCTTCTTCGCGGCGGCCACCTTCTTCCCCGCGGACGGCTTCTTCGCGGCGGGCGCCTTCTTCGCACCCGCATCGGATGCCGACGGAGCTTCGCCCTTGAGCGCGGCCATCACCTCGGCGACGTGGCCATTCACCTTCACCTTGGGCCACACCTGCTTCACCACGCCATCCGGCCCGATGAGGAAGGTGGCGCGGGTGATGCCCAGGAACTTCCGGCCATAGAGCGACTTCTCGCCCCAGACGCCGTAGGCCTCGGACAGCGCGTGGTCCACGTCCGCGAGCAGCGGGAAGGGCAGGTTGAACTTGTTGGCGAACTTCCGGTGGCTCGCGGTGCTGTCGGCGGAGACGCCCAGCACCACCGCGCCCGCGGCCTCCAGCGCCGAGTGCTCGTCGCGGAAGCCACACGCCTCCACCGTGCAGCCGGGCGTGTCGTCCTTCGGATAGAAGTAGAGGACGACACTGCGTCCCGCGAACTGCGCGAGCGAGACCGGAGTTCCGTCCTGGTCGGGGACCTGGAAGGCGGGGGCCTTGTCACCTGCTTGGGGGATGGGCATGCGGGCTCATTAGTCACAAAGCCCGCGCCACTCAACGCCCAGCAGGCGCCGCCCCGCTAAGGCGTGGGTGCCGCGCCAGGCCCGTGCCCCGGCTCCTCGCCGTGGTCGTGGCCATGCTCCCCGGGCGGATGGCTGTGGGCCTCCAGCTTGACCAGCGCCTTGCGGCACTCGGCCAGCGTCTGGCGCAGGGGCTCGCGCGCGGGGCCCTCGGGCGTCTGCCCCAGCCGGATGGCCAGGGCCTCACAGGCGGCGCGCTTGGCGTCCGCTTCAGACGTGCCGGGCCCCGTGGCGCCCGGCGTGGCCAGGGGACGCGCCGGCAGCTTGCCCCGCAGGCGGCGGATGGCGGCGATGCGCTGCTCCGCGGCGGGACGGGCCTTGGAGTCCTGGGGGATGGCCTCGAAGGAGGCGATGACGGGGTCCCAGGCCGCGTCCTGGGGGGACACGCGGCGGTCGATGAGCTCGCGGTAGGACTTCTCCGCGTCCCGGAGCTGGTCGGGCCCCTTGTCGCACCCAGGCGACAAAAGCAGACAGAGCGCGAGCGGCATGACGGCGGACAGCCGTCGGGTGGTCATCCTCATGAAGGGTCGGTTCTCCTCTCCTGCTGGCCTCCCGATTGAAGCACGGCTAGGGTGCCGCGTCGTGCAGCCCATTCTCCTCGCCTTCCTGCTTGGCCTGTCCCAAGGCATGCTCCACGCCGTGGGCCCGGACCACTGCGCCGCCATGGCCACCCTCGGTACCCTGGGGGGAGGCCGGCGCCGCGCCGCCATCGCCACCGCCGTGCGCTTCGCGCTGGGACACGCCGCCATGCTGGGCGGCATCGCCGCGGTCTGCATCCTGGCGGG
Proteins encoded in this window:
- a CDS encoding DUF6209 family protein, with product MKTSVWKSLALALPLLAACGGAPQQGETPADSALETQQAPLTTPTATVRFLTGWSHSQHGAIVRGGQLVVDYELYRMTDCHHSTYAGQQAWDTLAYVRFLPGGQLFSGSVKQATGSTSFVNKPFEVTVPTDATSVETWFFTSGRTCTARYDSNFGQNYVFPVEAQSPSAVAWAGDWGGSFARDCEHRAGLPDPIIIDSYVMERACKFVEAEVYVPGVTDAATARPELIQAQVEFSVDGAATQYRWLTYQWRVGNNFRYRWSLDAEPLAYTPWNAYAFGFRYSTDGQSWYRIANGAGPTGGTARTVQRNF
- a CDS encoding response regulator; the encoded protein is MGPILIVDDEFGIVEAMRDLLSDEGYRTAIALNGKEALERMAEERPCLVLLDYMMPVMNGPALLEAMERNPLLRDIPVVMMSASPPDYWRNLRCAAFLPKPFSLDELLMVVKRFAQGAILQ
- the dbpA gene encoding ATP-dependent RNA helicase DbpA, translated to MDFSSLALAPPLLQVLEELDFKTATPIQAQSIPVLLQGRDLVGQAQTGSGKTAAFALPLLQKVNLQHRKVQALVLCPTRELCAQVAGEIRRLGRRLPGLQVLVLAGGQPIRPQLDALEKGAHLAVGTPGRVLDVLDREALETRQLSTVVLDEADRMLDMGFREDMERILGVMPPRRQTVLFSATFPPDIEALSRDFQRQPVRVTVEAATAGPDIQQVRYDCAPEEKQALLLRILRHHQPASAIVFCNLKATVVELKKALSASGVSVDGLQGDLEQFERDRVMAKFRNQSTRVLIATDVAGRGIDVEALDAVINFDLPMQAEPYVHRIGRTGRAGRAGLAVSIVTPRDGRKVDDIELATGVKLARGDVEALPSADPRNAVSLESNWDTLYISAGRKDKMRPGDILGALTGEAGGLDAADVGKIEIQDHVAYVAVARRVSRVAFQRLSEGRIKGRRYKIERVK
- a CDS encoding ATPase domain-containing protein; this translates as MTEGTPRVAERISTGIPGLDTVLHGGLRKARTYMLLGLPGSGKTIFANQVCFHHASRHGGRVLYLTLLAESHTELVGNLSSLSFFDPTLLPNAITYLSAFTVLEQGGLDALAELIRKETKNHQATLLVLDGLVAAEEVAPSQQAIKKFIHGLQVVTGLMGCTTLILTTGRGQGLRAEHTMVDGLLLLKQRMFGARAVRELFVRKFRGSPYLLGKHSFDITQDGLVVYPRLEVLAESGPPPGPPLEAKCALGIPGLDTMLSGGVPQGSTTILLGPPGSGKTLLGLNFLAEGARRGERVHYFAFYDSPERMVAQAAGIGLDLKPLIDRGDFEVSFRPPTENLLDKLGVQLLDVIRTHGVRRLFLDGYDALRRAAIRMPRVSRFLAALVNECRMRGVTLLYSVEAAAAFGPEVAFPMKGISMVAENVLFLRQAELDSELRRFVTVLKLRNSPHDVALRELRISSNGMEVTGTFTDVESMMTGLPRTTARSEPRHPGGGHQGT
- a CDS encoding zinc-dependent alcohol dehydrogenase, with the protein product MRALSYQGPYKVRVQDKPDPRIEHPQDVVLKVTKTAICGSDLHLLHGLIPDTRVGCTFGHEFAGVVEELGPGVTNLKRGDRVVVPFNISCGACFYCKKGLTACCENSNPSSDIACGTFGYSHTTGGYDGGQAEYVRVPFANVGPMKIPEDMDEEDVLFLSDIFPTGYMGAEMGGIQPGDTVVVFGAGPVGLFAMKSAWLMGAGRVIAVDLQDYRLDFARKFAHVETLNFKDVDIVTAIKETTEGRGADVSIEAVGCEAEGSMLQRVLGLGLMAEAGATTALNWCMHATRKGGVISVVGVYGPPWNLVDIGTAMNKNQTLRLGQCNVKRYMPHLLDHIRKGRVDAKGLITHRFSLEDAPKAYDLFSKKQDGCIKCVLSPHAHA
- a CDS encoding YcjF family protein, whose translation is MDIQLAEEIRKQVEEAFRKRGRVNIVITGRSGVGKSTLVNAVFHGRIADTGQGRPVTKETREYTKDGIPVSILDTRGLELGAFQETLKLLEELVAARAKEADATRHLHCAWLCISEDSRRVEDGDVKAAEMLARHMPVVVVVTKARSDQGFRAEVQRLLPLARNVMRVRALQETDDEGHTLQPKGLVELVELTMELVPEAQRNAFAAAQRVSIDQKRKRAHGIVASAAAAAGLIGAVPIPFADAALLVPTQVGMLAGVSSVFGLPLTEAFLSTLVGAGITGLGATFTGQSIVSGLLKLVPGPGTALGALISATTATALTTLFGEAYVAVLSRLMEKRRGELPTEDEVIQAFRQEMSLRGAA
- the nagZ gene encoding beta-N-acetylhexosaminidase, with the translated sequence MTTSSTLYRDCARLFMVGFPGTDIDSELAALMDDGIYGAILFKRNVGSAGDTAALCHALKSRAGRPFILSVDQEGGRVARLRGAPFTTLPPMRELGQRGDAAQVERVGRLLAYELRALGFDYDFAPVLDVDTNPANPVIGDRSFSREAEEVARLGVALARGLEAGGVASCGKHFPGHGDTTTDSHLTLPRLPHDLERLRRVELVPFRAFAQAGLASLMTAHVLFDALDPGVPATMSPRVLQGVLREELGFDGVLVSDDLEMKAIAGHYSVEEATVQGTLAGVDLFLVCHDAEVQRRAIEALVKAVESGRVSRERIAQAHRRLDALSARFAHPAEDRLAALGSPEHQALAEGLVSTFTGRDPTEVMLASR
- the bcp gene encoding thioredoxin-dependent thiol peroxidase codes for the protein MPIPQAGDKAPAFQVPDQDGTPVSLAQFAGRSVVLYFYPKDDTPGCTVEACGFRDEHSALEAAGAVVLGVSADSTASHRKFANKFNLPFPLLADVDHALSEAYGVWGEKSLYGRKFLGITRATFLIGPDGVVKQVWPKVKVNGHVAEVMAALKGEAPSASDAGAKKAPAAKKPSAGKKVAAAKKAPAGKTAASPKAATPRKAAGKSAKARTAPAGKAATPRKAAGKGANARTAPAGKAAATRKVAGKGAKARTAPAGKAAAKKAPTVKKPGAAKKAARKASRR